A segment of the Macrobrachium nipponense isolate FS-2020 chromosome 4, ASM1510439v2, whole genome shotgun sequence genome:
tcggttacaatacaaggtttggttcgcacgtgtgtacccaccttaagatATACCTGTTGGTAACATGTAGGAAAAAGATATCACCTGTATGTTTAAAGGGGATAAACAGTTAAGTTTGAAACCATACAATATATGCAGGATAATACTCATCCCTATGATACTTTACAAAAATACGTGCATTATACTCTGTATCACAAGACGTATTAAACTGGCTATTTGTTTTGTCATATACTGGTGGAACTTTCATGCTGCTATTACCTACAGTCATTGAACCTACTAACACAAGTGCTATGAACATACATTTCATGCCAGATGAATCCGTTTCACTATACGAGTTTGATATACTTGCATGATTGGAAAAATAAAGACCTTGACCATATACCCTTCCAACATTTGTACCGTGGAGCCTCCAGTCAAAGTTATCCTTGCAAATTTGGTCCACAACACTGTGCCTTGTTCCATGAAAAAGAAACTGTTCATTTATAAGGGACTGGTTGTCTTGATATAAATGTTTTAGTAGTGCTTTCTTATTCTGATAAACTTTCCATTGAGTCTTATTAATTATTCTTTCCACTGACAATATACACACTTTATTCATTGATGCTTCCATGAGACTTTTAACTAATGAAAACTCTGGGCTTGTCATTGGTACATCATGGCGCTCCACATCATGCTCTACAGAGGCTGAAGTGAAGAACTGATCAAAATATAAATCTTTGTTTTTCACCCAATTATATACTGGTCTTCTCCTGACTTTTCTTTCTGTTCCTAAGCTCTTGTTTGTTTGCGTCATGGTATTCATGTCAATAGTGTAAGTATAATTCCCAACAATTATTTCAATGTTATTCTCTTCACTGAAATTATAATGATGCTCCAACTGATCACTTAGGGCTATATTGTAAAAATTTTTGGTGATACCACTTTTGCAAGGAATACCATCTTTGTAAGGAATCCACACCGTATCAGAAGACTGCCAATACCAAATCCACCGTGTTGCTACTCTATGCATACTCTTAAAGGAGCAGATGTCAGAGGCTGTAGAAAGTCTCCGTAATTCATATGACACATGACCACTATACACTTTCATGGCCTGGAAATCtgctttccattttaagttttgcTTCAGAGCCATTGTTAAAGCCTGCATAGACTTAATTCGTGGTATTGGTAACAAAT
Coding sequences within it:
- the LOC135211111 gene encoding protein mono-ADP-ribosyltransferase PARP12-like — encoded protein: MGNSSSRQPESPNDNSNTSNVVVQPPSSSHHTSGVHLRTNSSVSYTSTSSVKPAGTTSLHRVTPTPLPNPPVYVSQVTPPVLANPPGNFLAPRSTSSPTVTSPVTRPLVGHQSVVHSVNNYLISASKSSNNDVHLVTVPFGNIIDKFCLHVCPQYNSKEGCRAPLCRRIHVCYYWILDKCSNSVCAYDHSIDAFQNIFGTLRGRRNVNTSPVEVLRDNHRFNRNSKRKNDACVCMFYLMGKCKQNDCSHVHSKKSYVWEVKKDETWLRLSYQQSDALEELFCQPDQEVVDLLPIPRIKSMQALTMALKQNLKWKADFQAMKVYSGHVSYELRRLSTASDICSFKSMHRVATRWIWYWQSSDTVWIPYKDGIPCKSGITKNFYNIALSDQLEHHYNFSEENNIEIIVGNYTYTIDMNTMTQTNKSLGTERKVRRRPVYNWVKNKDLYFDQFFTSASVEHDVERHDVPMTSPEFSLVKSLMEASMNKVCILSVERIINKTQWKVYQNKKALLKHLYQDNQSLINEQFLFHGTRHSVVDQICKDNFDWRLHGTNVGRVYGQGLYFSNHASISNSYSETDSSGMKCMFIALVLVGSMTVGNSSMKVPPVYDKTNSQFNTSCDTEYNARIFVKYHRDEYYPAYIVWFQT